The proteins below are encoded in one region of Ktedonobacterales bacterium:
- the acs gene encoding acetate--CoA ligase, which yields MAKEEVGVAVSEAEIAVHWREEEYYPPSPKFIGQANASDPSIYERFSEKNFPECFKEYADLLTWDHYWHTTLDTSNPPFWKWFVGGRLNACYNCVDRHMKTTPNKAALIWVPELEEDDTLAITYRELYIRVNEFAALLRDFCGLKTGDRVTLHLPMVPELPVTMLACARLGVIHSQVFGGFSGAACGGRIADSGSHVLITMDGYYRSGTLIDHRVKADEAVKVAEEQGAKVDKVLIWRRHPGQYASNNPMVEGRDFFVDEVLKDYRRRIVEPVSMPAEAPLFLMYTSGSTGKPKGAQHSTGGYLSYVTGTSKFYQDIHPDDTYWCFADIGWITGHSYIVYGPLALGTTSVMYEGVPTYPDAGRPWRIAEKLGVTIFHTSPTSVRMLRKVGPDEPAKYNYHFKHMTTVGEPIEPDVWRWYYNVVGKREAVIVDTWWQTETGGFLCSTLPGVGAMKPGSAGPGVLGVYPVIYDENGDEVPAGSGRAGNICIRNPWPGAFQTVWGQPERYIQTYYAKYCRNKDSKDWHDWPYFAGDGALLAADGYFRILGRVDDVINVAGHRLGTKEIESACLTVDEVAEAAAVPLVDEVRGRVVEVYVSLKPGITANAELESKVSKAVETEIGPIARPRHIWIVPDMPKTRSGKIMRRILAASSNFADVGDVTTLANPEVVEGIRRHVQSEKVARGVVPRALSPEELEEIKRFGSVE from the coding sequence ATGGCAAAAGAAGAAGTGGGAGTAGCAGTCTCCGAAGCAGAGATCGCCGTTCACTGGCGGGAAGAGGAGTACTATCCACCCTCTCCCAAGTTTATTGGGCAGGCCAATGCCAGCGATCCAAGCATCTATGAACGGTTCAGCGAAAAGAACTTCCCTGAGTGCTTCAAGGAATACGCAGACCTGCTCACCTGGGACCACTATTGGCATACGACACTGGACACCAGCAATCCGCCGTTCTGGAAGTGGTTCGTCGGTGGGCGGCTCAACGCTTGTTACAACTGTGTTGATCGCCACATGAAAACCACCCCCAATAAGGCCGCGCTCATCTGGGTGCCTGAACTGGAAGAGGATGATACCCTGGCGATCACCTATCGGGAACTCTACATCCGGGTCAACGAGTTCGCCGCGCTGCTGCGCGACTTCTGCGGCCTCAAGACAGGGGACCGCGTGACACTCCACCTGCCGATGGTTCCTGAGCTGCCCGTTACCATGCTGGCCTGCGCGCGCCTGGGCGTCATCCATTCTCAGGTGTTTGGTGGATTCAGCGGCGCGGCCTGCGGTGGCCGCATTGCCGACTCAGGCAGCCACGTCCTGATAACGATGGACGGCTACTACCGCAGTGGAACCTTGATTGACCACCGGGTCAAGGCCGACGAGGCCGTGAAAGTGGCCGAGGAACAGGGAGCCAAAGTGGATAAAGTGCTGATCTGGCGGCGTCATCCAGGTCAGTATGCCTCAAATAATCCAATGGTCGAGGGTCGGGACTTCTTTGTTGACGAGGTATTGAAGGACTACCGCAGGCGCATCGTCGAGCCGGTTTCCATGCCCGCCGAAGCGCCGCTGTTCCTCATGTACACCAGCGGCTCCACCGGCAAACCCAAGGGTGCGCAGCACAGCACTGGCGGCTACCTCTCTTATGTCACCGGCACGTCGAAGTTCTACCAGGATATTCACCCCGACGACACCTACTGGTGCTTCGCCGACATCGGCTGGATCACCGGACACTCCTACATTGTCTACGGCCCGTTGGCGCTGGGGACAACGAGTGTGATGTATGAAGGGGTACCGACCTATCCCGACGCTGGCCGACCCTGGCGCATCGCCGAGAAACTTGGCGTGACCATCTTCCACACCTCGCCAACATCGGTGCGCATGCTGCGCAAGGTCGGACCCGACGAACCGGCGAAATACAACTACCATTTCAAGCACATGACCACCGTGGGCGAGCCGATTGAGCCGGATGTCTGGCGCTGGTATTACAATGTCGTCGGCAAGCGCGAAGCCGTCATCGTTGATACCTGGTGGCAGACCGAGACCGGCGGCTTCCTGTGCAGCACCCTGCCTGGGGTGGGGGCGATGAAGCCCGGCAGCGCAGGTCCGGGCGTCCTTGGTGTCTACCCGGTGATCTACGACGAAAACGGCGACGAGGTGCCAGCCGGAAGTGGACGGGCTGGCAACATTTGCATTCGCAACCCCTGGCCGGGCGCCTTCCAGACGGTCTGGGGCCAGCCGGAGCGATATATCCAGACCTACTATGCCAAGTATTGCCGGAACAAAGACAGTAAAGACTGGCATGACTGGCCCTACTTCGCGGGTGACGGCGCGCTACTGGCAGCCGACGGCTACTTCCGCATCCTGGGCCGGGTTGATGATGTAATCAATGTGGCCGGACACCGACTGGGAACCAAAGAGATCGAATCCGCTTGCCTGACCGTTGACGAGGTGGCCGAGGCCGCCGCAGTGCCGCTGGTGGACGAGGTCCGCGGCAGGGTGGTTGAGGTCTATGTTTCCCTGAAGCCGGGAATCACAGCGAACGCGGAGCTTGAGTCGAAGGTGTCCAAAGCGGTTGAGACAGAGATCGGGCCGATTGCGAGACCCCGGCATATCTGGATCGTCCCGGATATGCCCAAGACCCGCTCTGGCAAGATCATGCGCAGGATTCTGGCCGCCAGCAGCAACTTCGCCGATGTGGGCGACGTAACGACGCTGGCGAACCCGGAGGTCGTCGAGGGCATCCGCCGCCACGTCCAGAGCGAAAAGGTTGCGCGTGGGGTGGTTCCACGCGCCCTCTCGCCAGAAGAGCTTGAGGAGATCAAGCGCTTTGGAAGCGTTGAGTAA
- a CDS encoding transposase — protein sequence MAELTGHQTFKYKLHPTPAQAAQLGSVLRLCRELYNAALQERKEAWQKCRVSVNYYQQKAQLPDIRAYREDTAAIHSQVLQDVVLRLDRAFKAFFKRVANGEKPGYPRFKGRNRYHSFTYPQWGNGASLDKGFLVLSKIGRIAVRWSRPLEGTPKTASIIEEPDGWYACIACADVPIQPLPVTGEETGIDLGLESFLTLANGEQIANPRHYRKAEKRLVKAQRRVSKRRKGSKRRLKAVRLLLRAHQKVARQRRDFHHKTALSLLKRYDSVYYEDLQVANMVQNGRLAKSIHDAGWGQFCTILVFKAANAGKQAVAVSPAYTSQLCSGCGVMVAKGLSVRWHECPDCGASLHRDHNAAKNILWVGQTHRGAATRKRRDEPRIPGL from the coding sequence ATGGCAGAACTCACCGGACACCAGACGTTCAAGTACAAACTTCACCCTACGCCCGCGCAAGCGGCACAGTTGGGGAGTGTCTTGCGCCTGTGTCGGGAACTCTATAACGCCGCCCTTCAGGAACGCAAAGAAGCCTGGCAGAAGTGTCGGGTGTCGGTGAATTACTATCAGCAGAAAGCCCAGCTTCCTGATATTCGCGCCTATCGAGAAGATACCGCCGCCATTCATTCCCAGGTCTTGCAGGATGTGGTGTTGCGCCTGGACCGGGCGTTCAAAGCCTTCTTTAAGCGTGTGGCGAATGGGGAGAAGCCTGGCTACCCGCGCTTCAAGGGTCGCAACCGCTATCACAGCTTCACATATCCCCAATGGGGCAATGGAGCCAGCCTGGACAAGGGGTTCCTGGTCCTCTCCAAAATCGGGCGTATCGCGGTACGCTGGTCGCGCCCGTTGGAAGGCACACCCAAAACGGCCAGCATTATCGAGGAGCCGGATGGCTGGTATGCGTGCATTGCGTGTGCCGATGTGCCTATTCAGCCTTTGCCCGTGACGGGTGAAGAGACGGGGATTGATCTTGGGTTGGAATCGTTTCTGACGCTTGCCAATGGAGAACAGATTGCCAATCCCAGGCACTACCGGAAGGCAGAAAAGCGACTGGTGAAAGCGCAGCGGCGCGTCTCCAAGCGCAGGAAGGGCAGCAAGAGACGCCTAAAAGCGGTCAGGCTCTTGCTGCGCGCCCATCAGAAGGTTGCCCGCCAACGCCGGGATTTTCACCATAAAACCGCCCTTTCGCTCTTGAAGCGCTACGATAGCGTCTACTACGAAGACTTGCAGGTTGCCAACATGGTCCAGAATGGGCGCCTTGCCAAAAGCATCCATGATGCCGGTTGGGGGCAGTTCTGTACCATCCTTGTTTTCAAAGCTGCAAACGCTGGGAAACAAGCCGTAGCCGTGTCCCCTGCCTATACCAGCCAGCTATGCTCTGGCTGCGGCGTCATGGTAGCGAAAGGCTTATCCGTGCGTTGGCACGAATGCCCTGATTGTGGGGCATCCCTGCACCGGGACCATAACGCCGCCAAAAACATTTTATGGGTCGGGCAGACCCATCGGGGAGCGGCTACACGGAAGCGCCGTGACGAACCGAGAATCCCCGGCCTTTAG
- a CDS encoding PDZ domain-containing protein, whose translation MGTTGYLRFPTISGDQIVFTAEDDLWRVAATGGRAERLTAGVATATRAQFSPDGRQIAFTGNDEGPEEVFVMPADGGPSRRLTYHAGRSQVIGWQPDGSMILYASSAGVPRGRWIFGISPQGGEPVRLPYGVANAIAFGPNDTVVLGRNIRELAFWKRYRGGTAGYLWIGKRGDGEFKRLLDLNSNIGAPCWVGERIFFLSDHEGISNVYSCLPTGEDLRRHSQQETYFARNLASDGRLCVYHAGGDLFVLDPSTDRETRLEIDLAGSQAQRSRQFVSAGKFMDSYNLHPKGQAVALTTRGKAFSMSNWEGAALQHGEVDGPRYRLINWLADGKRLVAVSDAGGEPRLVVLTADGSSPDRILERLDIGHATALRAAPVGDQALLMNHRNELLLVDLAAETLRVLDRSEYGRIEDSELVNGVAWSPDGRWAAYEQAINAQQIVIKLCRIESGETYQVTDALRRDTRPAFDPAGRYLYFLGAREFDPVMDMMHFEFSFPKGVRPYLITLRKDLRSPFEPESALLHEEGKEEKKPDQKPEEKAEKASAPEPVEIDLEGITNRIVAFPVPEGLYGRVFGTGNGALFTSLPVEGLRTGDLFGLKPKSNGGLEFYDFEKRKQEHIADEVADFSVTADGKMLLYSSNDKLRVLKAGEKPPELQGPERDKPGRESGWLDLERIKVSIRPSAEWRQMFGEAWRLQREQFWVADVAGVDWPGVRARYEPLVERVASRGELSDLFWEMQGELGSSHAYEGGGEYRPHPEYRQGFLGVDWRFDAGEGVYRIAQIVRGDPWDAKWTSPLLAPGVNASVGDAVLAINGQRLTAERGPQQMLVNQAETEVQILLQSANGATRSVTVRALADESRARYRDWVENNRRLVHEQTRGRVGYVHIPDMWVDGYAEFHRYYLTEYDHHALIVDVRWNGGGAVSGLVLEKLARPRLGYDFQRWSPPNPYIYNSPRGKLVAITDENAGSDGDIFSHAFKMMGLGPLIGKRTWGGVIGISPYMPLVDGTITTQPEFSFWFNDVGWGVENYGTDPTIDVDYTPQDYARGFDPQLERGIAEALRLLEEYPAETPTPVQPPRRGYPR comes from the coding sequence ATGGGAACCACTGGATACCTGCGCTTCCCCACGATCTCCGGCGATCAGATCGTCTTCACTGCTGAGGATGATCTCTGGCGCGTCGCGGCCACAGGCGGGCGCGCGGAGCGATTGACCGCTGGTGTGGCGACAGCCACCAGGGCGCAATTCTCGCCTGATGGCCGCCAGATTGCCTTTACGGGCAACGATGAAGGCCCTGAAGAAGTCTTTGTGATGCCCGCCGATGGCGGCCCATCGCGCCGCCTGACGTATCATGCCGGGCGTTCTCAGGTGATCGGTTGGCAGCCTGACGGATCAATGATTCTCTATGCCAGTTCGGCTGGCGTGCCGCGAGGCCGCTGGATTTTTGGTATCTCGCCCCAGGGCGGGGAGCCGGTGCGCCTGCCCTATGGCGTTGCCAATGCCATCGCCTTTGGTCCCAACGATACGGTTGTGCTGGGACGGAACATCCGCGAACTGGCGTTCTGGAAGCGTTATCGCGGCGGGACCGCTGGCTACCTGTGGATTGGCAAGCGGGGCGACGGCGAGTTCAAGCGGCTGCTGGACCTGAATAGCAATATTGGCGCTCCCTGCTGGGTGGGCGAGCGTATCTTTTTCTTGTCCGATCACGAGGGTATCAGCAACGTCTATTCCTGCCTGCCCACCGGCGAAGACCTGCGCCGCCACAGCCAGCAGGAAACGTATTTCGCGCGCAATCTTGCCAGCGATGGGCGGTTGTGCGTCTATCACGCGGGCGGCGATCTCTTTGTTCTCGATCCGTCTACTGACCGCGAGACGCGGCTGGAGATTGATCTGGCGGGGTCTCAGGCGCAGCGGTCACGCCAGTTTGTCTCCGCAGGCAAGTTCATGGACTCGTATAATCTGCACCCCAAAGGCCAGGCGGTAGCCCTGACCACGCGCGGCAAAGCGTTCAGCATGAGCAATTGGGAAGGTGCAGCCCTTCAGCACGGCGAAGTGGATGGCCCGCGCTATCGGCTGATCAACTGGCTGGCCGACGGCAAGCGCCTGGTAGCTGTCAGCGACGCGGGCGGCGAGCCGCGCCTGGTCGTCTTGACCGCCGATGGCTCGTCGCCTGATCGCATACTGGAGCGGCTTGACATCGGCCACGCGACGGCGCTGCGCGCCGCGCCGGTTGGCGATCAGGCGCTGCTGATGAACCATCGCAACGAACTGCTGCTGGTGGACCTGGCGGCAGAGACGCTGCGCGTGCTTGATCGCAGCGAGTATGGCCGCATCGAGGATAGCGAACTGGTGAATGGCGTCGCCTGGTCGCCTGATGGCCGCTGGGCAGCCTATGAACAGGCGATCAACGCGCAGCAGATCGTTATCAAGCTCTGTCGCATCGAGAGCGGCGAAACATATCAGGTGACGGACGCGCTGCGGCGCGATACGAGACCGGCGTTCGATCCTGCCGGGCGGTACCTCTATTTCCTGGGCGCGCGTGAGTTTGATCCGGTGATGGATATGATGCACTTTGAGTTTAGCTTCCCCAAAGGCGTGCGCCCCTATCTGATTACGCTGCGCAAAGACCTGCGTTCGCCGTTTGAGCCGGAATCCGCGCTGCTGCACGAGGAAGGCAAGGAAGAGAAGAAGCCTGACCAGAAGCCGGAAGAGAAAGCTGAGAAGGCCAGCGCGCCCGAACCAGTGGAGATCGATCTTGAGGGCATTACCAACCGCATAGTCGCTTTTCCTGTGCCTGAGGGCCTCTATGGCCGGGTCTTCGGCACAGGCAATGGCGCGCTCTTTACGTCGCTGCCGGTTGAGGGGCTGCGCACTGGTGATTTGTTCGGCCTGAAGCCGAAATCGAACGGCGGCCTGGAGTTTTATGACTTCGAGAAGCGCAAGCAGGAGCATATCGCCGATGAGGTCGCGGATTTCAGCGTGACCGCCGATGGCAAGATGCTGCTCTATTCCTCCAACGATAAGCTGCGTGTTCTCAAGGCTGGCGAGAAGCCGCCGGAATTGCAGGGGCCTGAGCGTGACAAGCCTGGACGTGAATCGGGCTGGCTTGATCTGGAGCGTATCAAGGTTTCGATTCGCCCCAGCGCCGAATGGCGCCAGATGTTTGGCGAAGCGTGGCGGCTGCAACGCGAGCAGTTCTGGGTGGCCGATGTTGCCGGTGTGGACTGGCCGGGCGTCCGCGCGCGCTATGAGCCGCTGGTGGAGCGAGTGGCTTCGCGCGGCGAACTCTCGGACCTGTTCTGGGAGATGCAGGGCGAACTTGGCTCGTCGCATGCCTATGAGGGAGGTGGGGAGTATCGCCCCCATCCCGAATACCGCCAGGGCTTCCTGGGCGTTGATTGGCGCTTCGACGCGGGCGAGGGCGTCTATCGCATCGCGCAGATCGTGCGCGGCGATCCCTGGGACGCTAAATGGACTTCGCCGCTGCTCGCCCCAGGGGTGAACGCCAGTGTGGGCGATGCGGTGTTGGCGATCAACGGGCAGCGTCTCACGGCAGAACGGGGGCCGCAGCAGATGCTGGTGAACCAGGCGGAGACGGAGGTACAGATACTCCTTCAATCCGCCAACGGCGCGACACGCAGCGTTACTGTGCGTGCGCTGGCCGACGAATCCCGCGCGCGCTATCGTGATTGGGTGGAGAACAACCGTCGCCTGGTACACGAGCAGACCAGGGGCCGCGTGGGCTACGTGCATATCCCCGATATGTGGGTAGATGGGTATGCAGAGTTCCACCGCTATTACCTGACAGAATATGACCATCATGCGCTGATCGTTGATGTGCGCTGGAATGGCGGCGGCGCGGTTTCCGGTCTGGTGCTGGAGAAGCTGGCGCGTCCCCGGCTGGGCTATGATTTCCAGCGTTGGTCTCCGCCCAACCCCTATATCTATAATTCCCCACGCGGCAAGCTGGTGGCGATCACCGACGAGAACGCTGGCTCCGATGGCGACATTTTCTCGCATGCGTTCAAGATGATGGGGCTGGGGCCGCTGATCGGCAAGCGCACCTGGGGCGGCGTTATCGGTATCTCTCCCTATATGCCGCTGGTTGATGGGACGATCACCACGCAGCCGGAGTTTAGCTTCTGGTTCAATGATGTGGGCTGGGGCGTCGAAAATTATGGGACCGATCCGACTATTGATGTAGATTACACGCCACAGGATTACGCGCGCGGCTTCGATCCACAGCTTGAGCGCGGCATCGCTGAGGCGCTGCGTCTGCTTGAGGAGTACCCCGCCGAGACGCCCACGCCGGTGCAGCCGCCGCGTCGCGGCTATCCCAGGTAG
- a CDS encoding NAD(P)/FAD-dependent oxidoreductase yields MPIHTEQEAATPAQEAVGARRVRVAIVGAGFSGLGLAIRLKQQGIDDFVVLERGADVGGTWRDNTYPGCACDVQSHLYSFSFAPNPHWSHHYSPQQEILEYLRGCARQFGVTPSIRWNAEVVDASWEEEARQWRITTTRGQFTAQMLALGNGPLSEPSIPSIPGLDRFEGTLFHSARWEYDHDLTGKRVAVIGTGASAIQFVPHIQPKVGHLALFQRTPPWILPRLDHPISARRQALFRALPIAQRLARSAIYWQRELLVPGFLNRSRLLQRGEALALRHLERQITDPALRAKLTPGYRMGCKRILLSDDFYPAISQENVEVVTDRIQRVQAEGIVTEDGVERAFDTIILATGFHVTDMPLARCVRGRGGQTLADAWREGPRAYLGASVAGFPNLFVLIGPNTGLGHSSMVFMIESQLSYILDCLRLMDRRGIQAIEVRADAQGAFNVELQRRMQGTVWTSGCASWYLDAGGHNSTLWPGFTWQYRRRTRRFDPASYALTVK; encoded by the coding sequence ATGCCTATTCACACTGAACAAGAGGCTGCCACCCCTGCCCAGGAAGCTGTCGGGGCAAGGCGCGTGCGCGTGGCTATCGTTGGGGCGGGGTTCTCCGGGCTGGGGCTGGCGATCCGGCTGAAGCAGCAGGGCATAGACGACTTCGTGGTGCTTGAGCGCGGCGCTGATGTGGGTGGAACCTGGCGCGACAATACCTATCCGGGCTGCGCGTGCGATGTACAGTCCCATCTCTACTCGTTCTCCTTCGCGCCTAACCCCCATTGGAGCCATCACTACTCGCCCCAGCAGGAGATTCTGGAGTATCTGCGCGGCTGCGCCAGGCAGTTTGGCGTCACGCCCTCCATTCGCTGGAATGCGGAGGTCGTTGATGCGTCATGGGAGGAGGAGGCCAGGCAGTGGCGCATTACGACGACCAGGGGCCAGTTTACCGCTCAGATGCTCGCGCTGGGCAATGGCCCGCTCAGCGAGCCATCAATCCCGTCCATTCCTGGTCTGGACCGCTTCGAGGGGACGCTCTTTCACTCGGCCCGCTGGGAGTATGACCACGACCTGACAGGGAAGCGAGTGGCGGTCATTGGGACGGGGGCGTCGGCCATTCAGTTTGTCCCGCACATCCAGCCGAAAGTCGGTCATCTGGCGTTGTTCCAGCGCACGCCGCCCTGGATTCTGCCGCGCCTGGACCATCCGATCTCTGCCAGGCGGCAGGCTTTGTTCCGCGCGCTGCCCATTGCCCAGCGCCTGGCCCGCAGCGCGATCTACTGGCAGCGCGAACTGCTTGTGCCTGGCTTTCTCAACCGGAGTCGCCTGCTTCAGCGCGGCGAGGCGCTTGCTCTGCGCCACCTGGAGCGGCAGATAACGGACCCTGCGCTGCGGGCAAAGCTGACGCCTGGCTACAGGATGGGCTGCAAGCGCATCCTGCTTTCCGACGATTTCTATCCCGCGATCAGTCAGGAGAACGTTGAGGTGGTGACGGACCGGATTCAGCGGGTGCAGGCAGAAGGCATTGTGACCGAGGATGGTGTGGAGCGCGCCTTCGATACGATCATCCTGGCTACCGGCTTCCATGTGACCGATATGCCGCTGGCCCGCTGTGTTCGTGGGCGCGGCGGCCAGACGCTTGCCGATGCCTGGCGCGAAGGCCCCAGGGCTTATCTAGGCGCTAGCGTGGCCGGGTTTCCGAATCTGTTCGTACTTATCGGTCCGAATACCGGCCTGGGGCATAGTTCGATGGTGTTTATGATCGAGTCGCAGCTATCTTATATCCTTGATTGCCTGCGTCTGATGGACCGACGAGGCATACAGGCGATTGAGGTACGCGCCGACGCGCAAGGCGCTTTCAACGTGGAACTGCAACGCCGCATGCAGGGGACCGTCTGGACTTCCGGGTGCGCGAGCTGGTATCTGGACGCGGGCGGCCACAACTCGACTCTCTGGCCTGGCTTCACCTGGCAGTATCGCAGACGCACGCGCCGCTTCGATCCAGCAAGCTACGCTCTGACGGTGAAGTAG
- a CDS encoding HAD family phosphatase, whose amino-acid sequence MSINQAPTSHQGQPPLASLQAIIWDLDGVIVDSSEQHRLSWQRLAAETGVVFTDEDFWKTFGRSNAAIIPLFWGSQLSAEQMDALAARKEVYFRELLKGNLRALPGALELMQAAHAAGLRQSLASSAPMENIAVMSEELGLRRWLNAMVSGDRLPRGKPAPDIFLLAAERLDVAPARCVVIEDAPAGVAAASAAGMRCLAVTNSHPAALLAAADRVVDSLERVHLVDLETLMAGHSAASNA is encoded by the coding sequence ATGTCAATCAATCAGGCGCCGACTTCTCATCAGGGCCAACCACCCTTAGCCTCGCTTCAGGCCATTATCTGGGATCTGGATGGGGTCATTGTTGATAGCAGTGAGCAGCATCGTCTCTCCTGGCAGCGGCTGGCTGCCGAAACAGGCGTTGTATTTACCGATGAAGATTTCTGGAAGACCTTTGGCAGAAGCAACGCGGCGATCATCCCACTGTTCTGGGGATCGCAGCTTTCGGCGGAACAGATGGATGCCCTGGCGGCTCGCAAAGAGGTGTACTTTCGGGAACTGCTGAAAGGGAATCTGCGCGCCCTGCCTGGGGCGCTGGAATTAATGCAGGCAGCGCACGCGGCTGGTCTCAGGCAGAGCCTGGCATCTTCCGCGCCGATGGAGAATATCGCTGTGATGAGCGAGGAGCTTGGCCTGCGTCGCTGGCTGAATGCAATGGTGTCGGGGGATCGACTTCCGCGCGGCAAACCGGCCCCGGATATATTCTTGCTGGCGGCAGAGCGCCTGGACGTTGCTCCGGCGCGTTGTGTGGTCATCGAGGATGCCCCTGCCGGGGTGGCTGCGGCGTCGGCTGCTGGAATGCGCTGCCTGGCCGTCACCAACAGCCATCCGGCGGCATTGCTTGCGGCGGCTGACCGGGTTGTTGATTCGCTGGAGCGCGTCCATCTGGTGGACCTGGAAACGCTGATGGCGGGCCATTCCGCAGCCTCGAACGCATAG
- a CDS encoding acetate uptake transporter — MAQATETKTTTAVADPAPLGLFGFATTTLVLSAANSHFTGVDAGGALGLAFAYGGIAQLLAGMWEFKNGNTFGGVAFSSYGAFWISFWILFNAAGSAPKGNDVAWYLLSWTIVTGLFLLGALRLNWGLVAVFALLFLTYLLLTIGEFNPPANPADASPIAGYVGIATAIAAYYVGLAGVLKAASGGKINLPLGPIGG; from the coding sequence ATGGCTCAAGCAACCGAAACCAAAACAACAACGGCAGTAGCCGACCCGGCGCCCCTCGGACTCTTTGGATTTGCCACGACCACCCTCGTCCTGAGCGCCGCAAACTCTCACTTTACTGGAGTTGATGCTGGCGGCGCGCTGGGTCTGGCCTTTGCTTATGGCGGCATAGCCCAGTTGCTGGCTGGCATGTGGGAGTTCAAGAACGGCAATACCTTTGGCGGTGTTGCGTTCTCCTCCTATGGCGCATTCTGGATTTCCTTCTGGATACTCTTCAACGCCGCCGGTTCCGCGCCGAAGGGTAACGATGTAGCCTGGTACCTGTTGTCATGGACCATTGTGACCGGACTCTTCCTCCTTGGCGCGCTCAGGCTGAACTGGGGCCTGGTAGCAGTCTTCGCTCTGCTGTTCCTTACCTACCTGCTGCTGACGATTGGCGAGTTCAATCCCCCGGCTAATCCGGCGGATGCTTCGCCCATTGCTGGCTACGTCGGCATCGCAACAGCTATAGCAGCCTACTACGTGGGCCTTGCTGGCGTCCTGAAGGCTGCGTCCGGTGGGAAGATTAACCTGCCACTTGGACCAATCGGCGGCTAG
- a CDS encoding VOC family protein, with protein sequence MIGRFDHAVIAVRDLAEAQRRYQALGFAVSPGGRHTGRGTQNAIIRFGLDYLELIAIYDETELVGRGLNGQALAEFLAKQEGGLIGYALATADIAQDAERLGRTGLAAEGPFAMERMRPDGRRLSWRLLVPGSVPWRRPWPFLIQWDAPDAERLVWEEPGVHPNGAAGVAGISLVVRDLERAIDLYQHQLGLEFAHQNEALSLGARRASFRLGAFTIDLLEPTGAGLAQQTLEAVGEGPFELTLTSRSLDQTREALAQGGLSAEQPQADSTGVLLPLRETFGARLWLKS encoded by the coding sequence ATGATTGGTCGTTTCGATCACGCGGTAATCGCGGTGCGCGATCTGGCTGAGGCGCAGCGGCGCTATCAGGCGCTTGGCTTCGCGGTCAGCCCCGGCGGGCGTCATACCGGGCGCGGCACACAGAATGCCATCATTCGCTTTGGCCTGGACTACCTTGAGTTAATCGCCATTTATGATGAGACAGAGCTTGTCGGACGCGGCCTGAACGGGCAGGCGCTGGCTGAGTTTCTGGCAAAACAAGAAGGTGGCCTGATAGGCTACGCGCTCGCTACCGCCGATATTGCGCAGGATGCTGAGCGCCTGGGGCGCACCGGCCTGGCGGCTGAAGGCCCCTTTGCGATGGAGCGCATGCGCCCGGATGGCCGTCGGCTCTCCTGGCGGCTGCTGGTCCCTGGGAGCGTACCCTGGCGTCGGCCCTGGCCCTTTCTGATTCAATGGGATGCGCCCGATGCCGAGCGGCTTGTGTGGGAAGAGCCAGGTGTTCACCCCAACGGCGCAGCGGGCGTGGCGGGGATCAGTCTGGTGGTCCGCGACCTGGAGCGCGCGATTGATCTCTACCAGCATCAGCTTGGGCTGGAGTTCGCTCACCAGAACGAGGCGCTGAGCCTGGGGGCGCGCCGCGCCAGTTTCCGGCTGGGGGCGTTTACGATTGATCTGCTGGAGCCGACTGGAGCAGGATTGGCGCAGCAGACATTGGAAGCAGTAGGCGAGGGGCCGTTTGAGTTGACGCTGACCAGCAGGAGTCTCGACCAGACGCGCGAGGCGTTGGCTCAAGGCGGCTTGAGCGCAGAGCAGCCCCAGGCCGACTCAACGGGGGTATTGCTGCCTCTGCGCGAGACCTTTGGCGCGCGTTTGTGGCTGAAATCGTGA